One genomic segment of Alkalimarinus alittae includes these proteins:
- the fusA gene encoding elongation factor G, translating into MTDLSKYRNIGIFAHVDAGKTTTTERILKLTGKIHKLGETHEGESTTDFMEQEAERGITIQSAAVSCFWKDHRFNVIDTPGHVDFTVEVYRSLKVLDGGIGVFCGSGGVEPQSETNWRYANESGVARIIFVNKLDRMGADFFRVTDQITKVLGAKPLVMVLPIGTEDEFVGVVDLITRKAYVWDETGLPENYSVQDVPADMVDDVEMYREQLIETAVEMDDDVMMAYMDGEEPSVEDLNRCIRKGTRDLAFFPTYCGSAFKNKGMQLVLDAVVAYLPSPTEVDPQDLTDEEGNPTGEKAIVSADEPLRALAFKIMDDRFGALTFIRVYSGKLNKGDTVLNSFTGKTERIGRMVEMQADDRNEIDSAQAGDIIAVVGMKNVQTGHTLCDPKHECTLEAMVFPEPVISIAVAPKDKGGSEKMGVAIGKMVAEDPSFRVETDEDSGETILKGMGELHLDIKVDILKRTYGVELEVGEPQVAYRETITQEIEDSYTHKKQSGGSGQFGKIDYRIKPGEPGSGFVFTSTVVGGNVPKEFFPAVEKGFKSMMTEGVLAGFPVLDVEVELFDGGFHAVDSSAVAFEIAAKGAFRQSIPKAGPQLIEPIMKVDVFTPEDHVGDVIGDLNRRRGMIKDQEAGVTGVRVKADVPLSEMFGYIGSLRTMTSGRGQFSMEFSHYMPCPNSVAEVVIAEEKERKAKK; encoded by the coding sequence CAGAACGAATTTTGAAGCTTACCGGTAAGATCCATAAGCTTGGAGAAACTCATGAAGGTGAGTCAACGACTGACTTCATGGAGCAGGAAGCCGAGCGAGGTATTACTATCCAGTCTGCAGCCGTTAGCTGTTTCTGGAAAGATCACCGCTTTAATGTTATCGATACACCTGGACACGTTGACTTCACAGTAGAAGTTTACCGTTCACTAAAAGTACTTGATGGTGGTATTGGTGTATTTTGTGGTTCTGGTGGTGTTGAACCACAGTCAGAAACTAACTGGCGTTACGCTAACGAGTCAGGTGTTGCTCGTATTATCTTCGTGAACAAATTAGACCGTATGGGTGCTGATTTCTTCCGTGTTACCGACCAGATCACTAAAGTTTTGGGTGCTAAGCCTCTTGTGATGGTTTTACCTATCGGTACTGAAGATGAGTTTGTTGGTGTTGTAGACCTAATTACACGTAAAGCATATGTATGGGATGAGACTGGCTTGCCAGAAAACTATTCTGTACAAGACGTTCCAGCTGATATGGTTGATGACGTAGAAATGTACCGTGAGCAGCTAATTGAAACAGCTGTTGAAATGGATGATGACGTGATGATGGCTTATATGGATGGCGAAGAGCCTTCTGTAGAAGACCTTAACCGTTGTATCCGTAAGGGTACTCGTGATCTTGCATTCTTCCCAACGTACTGTGGTTCTGCGTTTAAGAACAAAGGCATGCAGTTGGTTCTAGATGCTGTTGTTGCATACTTACCAAGCCCAACAGAAGTAGATCCACAAGACCTTACTGATGAAGAAGGTAACCCAACAGGCGAGAAAGCGATCGTATCTGCAGACGAGCCATTACGTGCGTTAGCATTTAAGATAATGGATGACCGCTTTGGCGCTCTGACATTTATCCGTGTTTACTCAGGTAAGCTAAACAAAGGTGATACTGTTCTTAACAGCTTCACGGGTAAGACTGAGCGTATCGGCCGAATGGTTGAGATGCAGGCTGATGACCGTAACGAGATCGATTCTGCACAAGCAGGTGACATCATCGCGGTTGTAGGTATGAAGAACGTACAGACGGGTCACACACTATGTGATCCTAAGCACGAATGTACACTTGAAGCGATGGTATTCCCAGAGCCAGTAATCTCTATCGCTGTTGCACCTAAAGATAAGGGTGGATCAGAGAAGATGGGTGTTGCTATTGGTAAAATGGTTGCTGAAGATCCATCATTCCGCGTTGAGACTGACGAAGATTCTGGTGAAACTATCCTGAAAGGGATGGGTGAGCTTCACTTGGATATCAAAGTTGATATCTTGAAGCGTACTTACGGCGTTGAGCTTGAGGTAGGTGAGCCACAAGTTGCATACCGTGAAACGATCACTCAAGAAATTGAAGACAGCTACACGCACAAGAAGCAGTCTGGTGGTTCTGGTCAGTTTGGTAAGATTGATTACCGCATCAAGCCAGGTGAGCCTGGTTCTGGTTTCGTATTCACTTCAACGGTTGTTGGTGGTAACGTACCGAAGGAATTCTTCCCAGCTGTTGAGAAGGGTTTCAAATCAATGATGACTGAAGGTGTTCTTGCAGGATTCCCTGTATTAGACGTTGAAGTTGAATTGTTTGATGGTGGTTTCCACGCGGTGGATTCATCTGCAGTCGCGTTTGAAATCGCAGCTAAAGGCGCATTCCGTCAGTCGATTCCAAAAGCGGGTCCTCAGTTGATTGAACCTATCATGAAAGTTGATGTGTTCACGCCTGAAGATCACGTTGGTGATGTTATTGGTGACTTGAACCGTCGTCGTGGCATGATCAAAGATCAAGAAGCCGGTGTTACTGGTGTTCGTGTTAAAGCAGACGTTCCTCTTTCTGAAATGTTTGGTTATATCGGAAGTCTTCGTACAATGACTTCTGGTCGTGGTCAGTTCTCTATGGAGTTCTCACACTACATGCCTTGTCCAAACTCAGTAGCTGAAGTTGTTATTGCAGAAGAGAAGGAAAGAAAAGCTAAGAAGTAA
- a CDS encoding efflux RND transporter permease subunit yields MRFTDLFIRRPVLASVVSLVILLLGLNALKELQVRQYPELENSIISIVTAYPGASSDLVAGFITSPIQQAVASAEGIDYLKSTSSQGVSLIEAHLKLGQNANSAMTEVLAKVSEARKELPADAEEPVVSKSTGGTTSLLYLSFFSTEMEETQITDYLKRVVQPQLETLDGVASAKILGDKSFAMRVWLNPSKLAAYELTPQDVAASLNSNSFLSAAGQTKGQYVAINVTVDTDLKSIEEFQDLVVKRDEGALVRLRDVATVELGAKNDDSAVYFNGKRAVFIAIDAQPSANPLTVIDGVYAKLPDIERQLPSALEAKINYDATRFIRDSITEVVITVGEATVIVIFVIFMFLGSGRAVLIPVVTIPLSLIGVCFFMLAMGYSLNLLTLLAMVLAIGLVVDDAIVVVENIHRHIDEGLSPFKASIEGAREIAGPVISMTLTLAAVYAPIGFMGGLTGGLFKEFAFALAGAVIISGIIALTLSPMMCSKLLTETNSPMAKRLDKLFDKIRVSYQNRLHNTLNYRPVTMVMVVTMLISCVFLYQFSKKELARSEDQGIIFSLSTAPESATHDYVDAYTGELLKAIDSFEEKEGSFVVAGMNSVNSVFSGMLLKPFSEREATQMELVPVMQQKLAGIAGFRSVSFNLPTLPGASGLPIQFVITSAQDHEVLYELGQDLLGQAMQSGKFIFLDTDLKFNKPKADISIDRSKAAEMGISMKDIGSALSTMLSGGTVNRFNVDGRSYDIIPQVEQDYRRTSQQLDDYYIRTAAGSLIPLSTIAKITEDVEPNKRGQFQQLNSLVIEGVMRPGVSLGDALSYLESTARETFPKGVGIDYAGQSRQFIQEGSALIFTFFFALIMIYLVLAAQFESFRDPFIILISVPMSLLGALLPIAFGVTSINIYTQVGLVTLIGLISKHGILMVEFANKLQVEEGLGKREAIEKAAGIRLRAILMTTSAMVVGVFPLILASGAGAASRFDIGLVVASGLSVGTIFTLFVVPAVYVIIAKDRSSEGQQQDRDNPHNLGQANVTPPTTST; encoded by the coding sequence ATGCGCTTTACTGATTTATTTATACGCCGGCCGGTTCTTGCCTCAGTTGTCAGCTTGGTTATTCTGCTGCTCGGTTTAAATGCATTAAAAGAACTGCAGGTCCGCCAGTACCCAGAATTAGAAAACTCAATAATATCAATTGTGACGGCGTACCCTGGTGCGAGTTCCGACTTGGTAGCAGGGTTTATAACAAGCCCCATTCAACAAGCGGTAGCCAGTGCTGAAGGGATTGACTACCTAAAGTCGACGAGTTCTCAGGGGGTTAGCTTAATCGAGGCTCACTTAAAACTTGGCCAAAATGCTAACTCAGCAATGACTGAAGTGTTAGCAAAAGTCTCTGAAGCCCGAAAAGAGCTTCCGGCGGACGCCGAAGAACCCGTGGTCTCCAAATCAACTGGGGGCACGACCTCACTCCTCTATTTGAGTTTTTTCAGTACAGAAATGGAAGAAACTCAAATTACCGACTACCTCAAACGTGTTGTTCAGCCACAACTTGAAACCCTCGACGGCGTTGCAAGTGCAAAAATTCTTGGTGATAAGTCATTTGCGATGCGTGTATGGTTAAACCCTAGCAAGCTAGCCGCTTACGAATTAACACCCCAAGACGTTGCGGCATCCCTCAATAGCAATAGCTTTTTATCGGCGGCGGGACAAACCAAAGGACAATATGTCGCGATCAACGTGACGGTAGACACAGACCTAAAAAGCATTGAAGAATTTCAAGACCTCGTAGTTAAACGTGATGAAGGGGCTTTAGTTAGACTTCGTGATGTAGCGACAGTAGAACTAGGCGCCAAAAATGATGACTCAGCGGTCTACTTTAACGGCAAACGTGCCGTTTTTATTGCAATCGATGCACAACCATCCGCAAACCCACTCACGGTTATTGATGGCGTTTATGCAAAACTTCCAGACATCGAACGTCAACTACCGAGCGCCCTCGAAGCAAAAATAAACTATGACGCAACACGCTTTATTCGTGACTCAATTACAGAAGTTGTGATAACCGTTGGTGAAGCAACCGTCATTGTTATCTTCGTTATCTTCATGTTTTTGGGCAGTGGTCGTGCCGTATTGATTCCAGTCGTCACTATTCCACTTTCGTTGATTGGCGTCTGCTTTTTCATGCTTGCCATGGGCTACTCACTAAACTTACTGACACTTCTTGCAATGGTACTTGCTATCGGTCTGGTGGTAGATGATGCTATCGTCGTAGTAGAAAACATCCACCGGCATATTGATGAGGGCCTATCACCCTTTAAAGCCTCCATTGAAGGTGCGCGCGAGATCGCAGGCCCTGTTATATCAATGACCCTGACCCTTGCAGCCGTATATGCCCCTATTGGATTTATGGGCGGACTCACAGGCGGGTTATTCAAAGAGTTTGCCTTTGCGCTGGCTGGCGCCGTGATTATATCGGGCATTATTGCACTAACGCTTTCCCCGATGATGTGCTCTAAACTACTAACAGAGACCAACAGCCCAATGGCTAAACGTCTCGACAAACTCTTTGATAAAATAAGAGTCAGTTATCAGAACCGGTTACACAATACCTTGAACTATAGACCTGTCACGATGGTGATGGTCGTCACTATGTTGATAAGCTGCGTATTTTTATATCAGTTTTCGAAAAAAGAACTCGCTCGAAGTGAAGACCAAGGCATTATATTCAGCCTTTCAACTGCACCCGAAAGTGCTACCCATGACTATGTTGACGCCTATACCGGTGAGCTGCTGAAAGCCATTGATTCATTTGAAGAAAAAGAAGGTTCATTTGTTGTAGCAGGGATGAACAGCGTCAACTCTGTTTTCTCAGGAATGCTGTTAAAGCCTTTTAGTGAGCGCGAAGCCACTCAAATGGAGCTCGTACCTGTTATGCAGCAAAAGCTAGCGGGCATTGCAGGCTTTAGGTCTGTTTCTTTTAACCTGCCAACATTGCCCGGTGCAAGCGGACTGCCGATTCAATTTGTAATCACTTCAGCGCAAGACCATGAAGTGCTATACGAGTTGGGCCAAGACCTACTGGGTCAGGCCATGCAAAGTGGTAAGTTCATTTTTCTCGATACTGACCTGAAGTTCAATAAACCTAAGGCCGATATCAGCATTGATCGTAGCAAAGCGGCTGAAATGGGTATTAGCATGAAAGACATTGGCTCAGCCCTCAGCACGATGTTAAGTGGAGGCACCGTTAACCGCTTCAATGTTGATGGCAGAAGCTATGACATTATTCCACAAGTGGAGCAAGATTATAGGCGGACCTCTCAACAGCTTGATGATTACTATATTCGAACGGCTGCAGGATCCTTAATTCCACTATCGACCATTGCCAAAATAACCGAAGACGTCGAGCCCAATAAACGGGGCCAATTCCAGCAGCTCAATTCTTTAGTGATTGAAGGCGTCATGAGACCTGGTGTTAGTCTTGGGGATGCACTCAGCTATCTTGAGTCTACCGCGCGTGAGACCTTTCCTAAAGGCGTTGGCATTGATTACGCTGGGCAATCACGCCAATTTATTCAAGAAGGTAGCGCACTAATCTTTACCTTCTTCTTCGCACTCATCATGATTTATTTGGTTCTAGCAGCACAGTTTGAAAGCTTCCGGGACCCCTTCATTATTTTGATCAGTGTCCCTATGTCGTTACTCGGCGCGTTACTACCTATTGCCTTCGGTGTTACCTCGATCAATATATATACTCAAGTGGGTCTAGTAACACTTATTGGCCTTATTAGTAAGCACGGCATATTGATGGTTGAGTTTGCCAACAAACTTCAAGTCGAAGAAGGGCTAGGTAAACGGGAAGCCATAGAAAAAGCAGCAGGTATTCGCCTAAGAGCTATTTTGATGACGACATCCGCTATGGTTGTTGGCGTGTTTCCGTTAATTCTAGCATCTGGAGCAGGCGCAGCAAGCCGGTTTGATATTGGTTTAGTGGTAGCCTCAGGGCTTTCTGTTGGAACTATCTTCACGTTATTCGTAGTACCTGCAGTGTACGTCATAATAGCTAAAGACCGCAGTTCAGAAGGCCAACAGCAAGATCGTGATAACCCTCACAACTTAGGGCAGGCGAACGTAACACCACCGACTACGAGCACTTGA
- a CDS encoding DUF4156 domain-containing protein, whose protein sequence is MKKVASSKLLISLPLLASIISGCSFVQLKPNADTVKTLTAEQVANCKSVGTVTTKVIDEVMFISRNEEKMASELEVLARNEAIKSDANAIVPISEIEEGQRTFRVYLCP, encoded by the coding sequence ATGAAAAAAGTAGCATCCTCAAAATTACTTATCTCACTCCCTTTACTTGCTTCAATAATCTCAGGTTGTAGCTTTGTTCAACTCAAGCCAAACGCAGACACAGTAAAAACGTTAACGGCAGAGCAAGTAGCCAACTGTAAGTCGGTAGGAACAGTCACCACTAAGGTGATTGACGAGGTAATGTTCATATCACGCAATGAAGAAAAAATGGCTTCAGAGCTTGAAGTACTCGCTCGTAACGAAGCAATAAAATCAGACGCTAACGCCATTGTGCCGATTAGCGAGATAGAAGAAGGCCAACGTACTTTCAGAGTATACCTTTGTCCATAA